From a single Camelus bactrianus isolate YW-2024 breed Bactrian camel chromosome 11, ASM4877302v1, whole genome shotgun sequence genomic region:
- the SCART1 gene encoding scavenger receptor cysteine-rich domain-containing protein SCART1 isoform X3, producing the protein MLWAPPNGTFQAVRLVQGRSPCAGLPEIRNMNSVDRLCGLHKEEATVFCQELECGPALQAPRQGGGSARKYMTCKGTEPTIRNCRLNNNLRSGCDFQQDAQVVCSGHTEVRLVGGEHPCSGRLEVRRGLTWGTVCDADLDLATAHVVCRELQCGVAVSTPGDAHFGRGSGPVWTEAFHCEGHESLLFHCPRGPGNQCGHGQDAGLRCSEFRLVNGSSSCEGRVELQVQGAWAPLCAAHWDLEDATVLCHQLNCGNTVAIPPGGHFGDGGSAIWPDAFHCVGTEPYLWDCPVSTLGAPACAPGNAAATVCSGLPHALRLRNGQSRCDGRVEVSLDGVWGRVLDDAWDLRSASVVCGQLGCGGAEQTYEAPAPGRGAVPLGLSSTRCLGTETRLAQCNVSVSPLVAAGTSRDAGVVCSGSHRVRLASGPGRCAGRVEVLHGGAWGTVCDDGWDLRDAQVVCRQLGCGHALSAPGAAHFGAGAGRIWMDELGCEGQESALWQCPSRGWGLHDCGHKEDASVVCSELVALRLKGGTGRCAGWLDVFYNGTWGSVCSNALKDTSLSIICKQLACGEQGWLENRPVHTGLGISWVDHIQCRRLRNSTLWQCPSAPWHPRSCVPGEEVWITCAGLSEKMTQDPRETLNCSSTHSCPEEGALRLLGGEDRCSGRVELWHAGSWGTVCDDSWDLADAEVVCRQLGCGRAVDALVGAAFGPGSGPVWLDEVGCRGSEASLRGCPAEPWGRGDCGHKEDAGVRCSGDRETTVLPPASGPPLKPLPAFKAQTLPMTFCLVLSSLLLVISLVLGIQWFRGRGACRGSGMLGTLPSEGVYEDIGAVPGGEKDEGPGVSWVLAQEEEYDDAGEPEPGSEEEEAEDRPPLSSVASPPLWQPGSAGPQTSPLGPPHLLEESLLLSTYWCVSWLHSHSPGTSVGLSAEPWFL; encoded by the exons ATGCTGTGGGCGCCCCCAA ACGGTACTTTCCAGGCGGTCCGGCTGGTGCAGGGCCGAAGCCCCTGTGCGGGACTCCCTGAGATCAGGAACATGAACTCGGTGGATCGCCTCTGTGGTCTGCACAAGGAGGAGGCCACGGTGTTCTGCCAGGAGCTAGAGTGCGGCCCCGCGCTCCAGGCCCCCCGCCAGGGTGGGGGCAGCGCCAGGAAGTACATGACCTGCAAGGGCACCGAGCCAACCATCCGGAACTGCAGACTGAACAACAACCTTCGCAGCGGCTGTGACTTCCAGCAAGACGCCCAGGTGGTCTGCTCAG GACACACAGAAGTGCGGCTGGTGGGTGGCGAGCACCCCTGCTCTGGGCGCCTGGAGGTGAGGCGTGGCCTGACCTGGGGCACTGTCTGTGACGCTGACCTGGACCTAGCCACTGCCCACGTGGTGTGCCGGGAGCTGCAGTGTGGTGTGGCCGTGTCCACACCTGGGGACGCCCACTTCGGCCGGGGCTCGGGGCCCGTGTGGACGGAGGCCTTCCACTGTGAGGGCCACGAGTCTCTGCTGTTCCACTGCCCTCGGGGGCCCGGGAACCAGTGCGGGCATGGCCAGGATGCGGGGCTCAGGTGCTCAG AGTTCCGGCTGGTGAACGGCAGCAGCAGCTGCGAGGGCCGAGTGGAGCTCCAGGTTCAGGGGGCCTGGGCGCCCCTCTGTGCCGCCCACTGGGACTTAGAAGATGCCACAGTCCTCTGCCACCAGCTCAACTGTGGCAACACAGTGGCCATACCCCCAGGAGGCCATTTTGGGGATGGGGGCTCAGCCATCTGGCCTGACGCATTTCACTGTGTGGGGACAGAGCCCTACTTGTGGGACTGCCCTGTGAGCACCCTGGGGGCCCCCGCCTGCGCCCCTGGCAATGCGGCCGCCACCGTCTGCTCAG GTCTCCCCCACGCCCTGCGGCTGAGGAACGGACAGAGCCGCTGTGATGGCCGTGTGGAGGTGTCCCTGGACGGGGTGTGGGGCCGTGTCCTGGACGACGCATGGGATCTGCGCAGCGCCAGCGTGGTGTGCGGGCAGCTAGGGTGCGGAGGGGCCGAGCAAACCTATGAGGCACCGGCGCCTGGGCGCGGGGCTGTCCCACTGGGGCTGAGCAGCACGCGCTGTCTGGGCACCGAGACCCGCCTGGCCCAGTGCAACGTGTCCGTGTCCCCGCTGGTGGCCGCGGGGACGTCGCGGGACGCGGGTGTCGTGTGCTCCG GGAGCCATCGGGTGCGGCTGGCCTCGGGGCCAGGCCGCTGTGCGGGGCGCGTGGAGGTGCTGCACGGGGGCGCATGGGGCACTGTGTGTGACGACGGCTGGGACCTGCGGGACGCCCAAGTGGTCTGCCGGCAGTTGGGCTGCGGCCACGCGCTCAGCGCCCCGGGGGCGGCGCACttcggggccggggccgggcgcATCTGGATGGATGAGCTGGGCTGCGAGGGCCAGGAGTCTGCGCTGTGGCAGTGCCCGTCGCGGGGCTGGGGCCTGCACGACTGCGGGCACAAGGAGGATGCCAGTGTCGTCTGCTCAG AGTTAGTGGCCCTGAGGCTGAAAGGTGGCACTGGCCGCTGTGCTGGGTGGCTAGACGTGTTCTACAATGGGACATGGGGCTCCGTGTGTAGCAATGCCCTGAAGGACACCTCGTTGTCCATCATCTGCAAGCAGCTGGCctgtggggagcagggctggctggagAACAGACCCGTCCACACTGGCTTGGGCATCTCCTGGGTGGACCACATCCAGTGCCGCAGGCTGCGAAACTCCACCCTATGGCAGTGCCCCTCCGCTCCATGGCACCCGCGCTCCTGTGTCCCTGGAGAGGAAGTCTGGATCACCTGTGCAG GATTGTCAGAGAAAATGACACAGGATCCCCGGGAGACCCTTAACTGCTCATCCACCCACAGCTGCCCAG AGGAGGGCGCGCTGCGCCTGCTCGGGGGCGAGGACCGCTGCTCCGGCCGCGTGGAGCTCTGGCACGCCGGCTCCTGGGGCACCGTGTGCGACGACTCCTGGGACCTGGCGGATGCCGAGGTCGTGTGCCGCCAGCTGGGCTGTGGCAGGGCCGTGGACGCCCTGGTGGGGGCTGCCTTCGGGCCGGGCTCGGGGCCCGTGTGGCTGGACGAGGTGGGGTGCCGGGGCAGCGAGGCGTCCCTGCGGGGCTGCCCGGCCGAGCCGTGGGGCCGCGGAGACTGCGGGCACAAGGAGGACGCGGGCGTGCGCTGCTCAG GTGACAGGGAGACCACGGTCCTGCCCCCTGCATCAG GCCCTCCTCTGAAACCTCTACCTGCCTTCAAGGCCCAGACGCTGCCCATGACCTTCTGCCTGGTCCTCAGCTCCCTCCTGCTTGTCATCTCACTCGTCCTGGGGATACAGTGGTTCCGGGGCAGAGGAGCCTGTAGGG GTTCTGGAATGTTGGGAACTCTGCCCTCGGAAGGTGTTTATGAGGACATTGGAGCTGTTCCTGGCGGGGAGAAAGACGAGGGGCCTGGCGTGTCCTGGGTGCTAGCGCAGGAGGAGGAGTATGATGACGCAGGGGAGCCCGAGCCCGGCTccgaggaggaggaagcagaggacagGCCCCCCCTGAGCTCCGTGG cTTCCCCACCTCTGTGGCAACCTGGCAGTGCGGGTCCTCAGACATCTCCTCTGGGTCCTCCCCACCTTCTCGAAGAATCCTTACTTCTCAGCACTTACTGGTGTGTCTCCTGGCTTCATTCCCACAGCCCCGGGACTTCTGTTGGCCTCTCTGcagagccctggttcctttaa
- the SCART1 gene encoding scavenger receptor cysteine-rich domain-containing protein SCART1 isoform X2, with product MRAALRAVGLSALLLSVMAVPTGGPSDLRLAYRHSPCDGVVLVQHKGEWGHVCNQEWTLKEASVVCRQLGCGHAVGAPKYVPLPGEVVQPWLHNVSCRGDESSLWGCSLGAWTQSQCPYEWVVVALCSNGTFQAVRLVQGRSPCAGLPEIRNMNSVDRLCGLHKEEATVFCQELECGPALQAPRQGGGSARKYMTCKGTEPTIRNCRLNNNLRSGCDFQQDAQVVCSGHTEVRLVGGEHPCSGRLEVRRGLTWGTVCDADLDLATAHVVCRELQCGVAVSTPGDAHFGRGSGPVWTEAFHCEGHESLLFHCPRGPGNQCGHGQDAGLRCSEFRLVNGSSSCEGRVELQVQGAWAPLCAAHWDLEDATVLCHQLNCGNTVAIPPGGHFGDGGSAIWPDAFHCVGTEPYLWDCPVSTLGAPACAPGNAAATVCSGLPHALRLRNGQSRCDGRVEVSLDGVWGRVLDDAWDLRSASVVCGQLGCGGAEQTYEAPAPGRGAVPLGLSSTRCLGTETRLAQCNVSVSPLVAAGTSRDAGVVCSGSHRVRLASGPGRCAGRVEVLHGGAWGTVCDDGWDLRDAQVVCRQLGCGHALSAPGAAHFGAGAGRIWMDELGCEGQESALWQCPSRGWGLHDCGHKEDASVVCSELVALRLKGGTGRCAGWLDVFYNGTWGSVCSNALKDTSLSIICKQLACGEQGWLENRPVHTGLGISWVDHIQCRRLRNSTLWQCPSAPWHPRSCVPGEEVWITCAGLSEKMTQDPRETLNCSSTHSCPEEGALRLLGGEDRCSGRVELWHAGSWGTVCDDSWDLADAEVVCRQLGCGRAVDALVGAAFGPGSGPVWLDEVGCRGSEASLRGCPAEPWGRGDCGHKEDAGVRCSGDRETTVLPPASGPPLKPLPAFKAQTLPMTFCLVLSSLLLVISLVLGIQWFRGRGACRGSGMLGTLPSEGVYEDIGAVPGGEKDEGPGVSWVLAQEEEYDDAGEPEPGSEEEEAEDRPPLSSVGGAPHSLGLLQAQAGNEDHSSLWPRAC from the exons ATGCGGGCAGCTCTCCGGGCTGTGGGACTCAGCGCGCTTCTCCTCAGTGTCATGGCAGTGCCCACTG GTGGACCCAGTGACCTGCGGCTGGCGTACAGACACAGCCCATGCGATGGGGTCGTGTTGGTCCAACATAAGGGGGAGTGGGGACATGTGTGCAACCAGGAGTGGACACTGAAGGAAGCATCCGTGGTCTGCAGGCAACTGGGCTGTGGCCATGCTGTGGGCGCCCCCAAGTACGTCCCGCTGCCTGGAGAGGTGGTGCAGCCCTGGCTCCACAACGTGTCCTGCAGGGGCGACGAGTCCTCCCTCTGGGGGTGCAGCCTTGGGGCATGGACGCAGAGCCAGTGCCCTTACGAGTGGGTGGTGGTCGCTCTGTGCTCCA ACGGTACTTTCCAGGCGGTCCGGCTGGTGCAGGGCCGAAGCCCCTGTGCGGGACTCCCTGAGATCAGGAACATGAACTCGGTGGATCGCCTCTGTGGTCTGCACAAGGAGGAGGCCACGGTGTTCTGCCAGGAGCTAGAGTGCGGCCCCGCGCTCCAGGCCCCCCGCCAGGGTGGGGGCAGCGCCAGGAAGTACATGACCTGCAAGGGCACCGAGCCAACCATCCGGAACTGCAGACTGAACAACAACCTTCGCAGCGGCTGTGACTTCCAGCAAGACGCCCAGGTGGTCTGCTCAG GACACACAGAAGTGCGGCTGGTGGGTGGCGAGCACCCCTGCTCTGGGCGCCTGGAGGTGAGGCGTGGCCTGACCTGGGGCACTGTCTGTGACGCTGACCTGGACCTAGCCACTGCCCACGTGGTGTGCCGGGAGCTGCAGTGTGGTGTGGCCGTGTCCACACCTGGGGACGCCCACTTCGGCCGGGGCTCGGGGCCCGTGTGGACGGAGGCCTTCCACTGTGAGGGCCACGAGTCTCTGCTGTTCCACTGCCCTCGGGGGCCCGGGAACCAGTGCGGGCATGGCCAGGATGCGGGGCTCAGGTGCTCAG AGTTCCGGCTGGTGAACGGCAGCAGCAGCTGCGAGGGCCGAGTGGAGCTCCAGGTTCAGGGGGCCTGGGCGCCCCTCTGTGCCGCCCACTGGGACTTAGAAGATGCCACAGTCCTCTGCCACCAGCTCAACTGTGGCAACACAGTGGCCATACCCCCAGGAGGCCATTTTGGGGATGGGGGCTCAGCCATCTGGCCTGACGCATTTCACTGTGTGGGGACAGAGCCCTACTTGTGGGACTGCCCTGTGAGCACCCTGGGGGCCCCCGCCTGCGCCCCTGGCAATGCGGCCGCCACCGTCTGCTCAG GTCTCCCCCACGCCCTGCGGCTGAGGAACGGACAGAGCCGCTGTGATGGCCGTGTGGAGGTGTCCCTGGACGGGGTGTGGGGCCGTGTCCTGGACGACGCATGGGATCTGCGCAGCGCCAGCGTGGTGTGCGGGCAGCTAGGGTGCGGAGGGGCCGAGCAAACCTATGAGGCACCGGCGCCTGGGCGCGGGGCTGTCCCACTGGGGCTGAGCAGCACGCGCTGTCTGGGCACCGAGACCCGCCTGGCCCAGTGCAACGTGTCCGTGTCCCCGCTGGTGGCCGCGGGGACGTCGCGGGACGCGGGTGTCGTGTGCTCCG GGAGCCATCGGGTGCGGCTGGCCTCGGGGCCAGGCCGCTGTGCGGGGCGCGTGGAGGTGCTGCACGGGGGCGCATGGGGCACTGTGTGTGACGACGGCTGGGACCTGCGGGACGCCCAAGTGGTCTGCCGGCAGTTGGGCTGCGGCCACGCGCTCAGCGCCCCGGGGGCGGCGCACttcggggccggggccgggcgcATCTGGATGGATGAGCTGGGCTGCGAGGGCCAGGAGTCTGCGCTGTGGCAGTGCCCGTCGCGGGGCTGGGGCCTGCACGACTGCGGGCACAAGGAGGATGCCAGTGTCGTCTGCTCAG AGTTAGTGGCCCTGAGGCTGAAAGGTGGCACTGGCCGCTGTGCTGGGTGGCTAGACGTGTTCTACAATGGGACATGGGGCTCCGTGTGTAGCAATGCCCTGAAGGACACCTCGTTGTCCATCATCTGCAAGCAGCTGGCctgtggggagcagggctggctggagAACAGACCCGTCCACACTGGCTTGGGCATCTCCTGGGTGGACCACATCCAGTGCCGCAGGCTGCGAAACTCCACCCTATGGCAGTGCCCCTCCGCTCCATGGCACCCGCGCTCCTGTGTCCCTGGAGAGGAAGTCTGGATCACCTGTGCAG GATTGTCAGAGAAAATGACACAGGATCCCCGGGAGACCCTTAACTGCTCATCCACCCACAGCTGCCCAG AGGAGGGCGCGCTGCGCCTGCTCGGGGGCGAGGACCGCTGCTCCGGCCGCGTGGAGCTCTGGCACGCCGGCTCCTGGGGCACCGTGTGCGACGACTCCTGGGACCTGGCGGATGCCGAGGTCGTGTGCCGCCAGCTGGGCTGTGGCAGGGCCGTGGACGCCCTGGTGGGGGCTGCCTTCGGGCCGGGCTCGGGGCCCGTGTGGCTGGACGAGGTGGGGTGCCGGGGCAGCGAGGCGTCCCTGCGGGGCTGCCCGGCCGAGCCGTGGGGCCGCGGAGACTGCGGGCACAAGGAGGACGCGGGCGTGCGCTGCTCAG GTGACAGGGAGACCACGGTCCTGCCCCCTGCATCAG GCCCTCCTCTGAAACCTCTACCTGCCTTCAAGGCCCAGACGCTGCCCATGACCTTCTGCCTGGTCCTCAGCTCCCTCCTGCTTGTCATCTCACTCGTCCTGGGGATACAGTGGTTCCGGGGCAGAGGAGCCTGTAGGG GTTCTGGAATGTTGGGAACTCTGCCCTCGGAAGGTGTTTATGAGGACATTGGAGCTGTTCCTGGCGGGGAGAAAGACGAGGGGCCTGGCGTGTCCTGGGTGCTAGCGCAGGAGGAGGAGTATGATGACGCAGGGGAGCCCGAGCCCGGCTccgaggaggaggaagcagaggacagGCCCCCCCTGAGCTCCGTGG GTGGTGCTCCGCACAGTCTGGGCCTCCTCCAAGCTCAGGCTGGGAATGAAGACCACAGCAGCCTCTGGCCCAGGGCGTGCTGA
- the SCART1 gene encoding scavenger receptor cysteine-rich domain-containing protein SCART1 isoform X1 has product MRAALRAVGLSALLLSVMAVPTGGPSDLRLAYRHSPCDGVVLVQHKGEWGHVCNQEWTLKEASVVCRQLGCGHAVGAPKYVPLPGEVVQPWLHNVSCRGDESSLWGCSLGAWTQSQCPYEWVVVALCSNGTFQAVRLVQGRSPCAGLPEIRNMNSVDRLCGLHKEEATVFCQELECGPALQAPRQGGGSARKYMTCKGTEPTIRNCRLNNNLRSGCDFQQDAQVVCSGHTEVRLVGGEHPCSGRLEVRRGLTWGTVCDADLDLATAHVVCRELQCGVAVSTPGDAHFGRGSGPVWTEAFHCEGHESLLFHCPRGPGNQCGHGQDAGLRCSEFRLVNGSSSCEGRVELQVQGAWAPLCAAHWDLEDATVLCHQLNCGNTVAIPPGGHFGDGGSAIWPDAFHCVGTEPYLWDCPVSTLGAPACAPGNAAATVCSGLPHALRLRNGQSRCDGRVEVSLDGVWGRVLDDAWDLRSASVVCGQLGCGGAEQTYEAPAPGRGAVPLGLSSTRCLGTETRLAQCNVSVSPLVAAGTSRDAGVVCSGSHRVRLASGPGRCAGRVEVLHGGAWGTVCDDGWDLRDAQVVCRQLGCGHALSAPGAAHFGAGAGRIWMDELGCEGQESALWQCPSRGWGLHDCGHKEDASVVCSELVALRLKGGTGRCAGWLDVFYNGTWGSVCSNALKDTSLSIICKQLACGEQGWLENRPVHTGLGISWVDHIQCRRLRNSTLWQCPSAPWHPRSCVPGEEVWITCAGLSEKMTQDPRETLNCSSTHSCPEEGALRLLGGEDRCSGRVELWHAGSWGTVCDDSWDLADAEVVCRQLGCGRAVDALVGAAFGPGSGPVWLDEVGCRGSEASLRGCPAEPWGRGDCGHKEDAGVRCSGDRETTVLPPASGPPLKPLPAFKAQTLPMTFCLVLSSLLLVISLVLGIQWFRGRGACRGSGMLGTLPSEGVYEDIGAVPGGEKDEGPGVSWVLAQEEEYDDAGEPEPGSEEEEAEDRPPLSSVGVHLCALASVALVLLYCSCSRGSAPASPYI; this is encoded by the exons ATGCGGGCAGCTCTCCGGGCTGTGGGACTCAGCGCGCTTCTCCTCAGTGTCATGGCAGTGCCCACTG GTGGACCCAGTGACCTGCGGCTGGCGTACAGACACAGCCCATGCGATGGGGTCGTGTTGGTCCAACATAAGGGGGAGTGGGGACATGTGTGCAACCAGGAGTGGACACTGAAGGAAGCATCCGTGGTCTGCAGGCAACTGGGCTGTGGCCATGCTGTGGGCGCCCCCAAGTACGTCCCGCTGCCTGGAGAGGTGGTGCAGCCCTGGCTCCACAACGTGTCCTGCAGGGGCGACGAGTCCTCCCTCTGGGGGTGCAGCCTTGGGGCATGGACGCAGAGCCAGTGCCCTTACGAGTGGGTGGTGGTCGCTCTGTGCTCCA ACGGTACTTTCCAGGCGGTCCGGCTGGTGCAGGGCCGAAGCCCCTGTGCGGGACTCCCTGAGATCAGGAACATGAACTCGGTGGATCGCCTCTGTGGTCTGCACAAGGAGGAGGCCACGGTGTTCTGCCAGGAGCTAGAGTGCGGCCCCGCGCTCCAGGCCCCCCGCCAGGGTGGGGGCAGCGCCAGGAAGTACATGACCTGCAAGGGCACCGAGCCAACCATCCGGAACTGCAGACTGAACAACAACCTTCGCAGCGGCTGTGACTTCCAGCAAGACGCCCAGGTGGTCTGCTCAG GACACACAGAAGTGCGGCTGGTGGGTGGCGAGCACCCCTGCTCTGGGCGCCTGGAGGTGAGGCGTGGCCTGACCTGGGGCACTGTCTGTGACGCTGACCTGGACCTAGCCACTGCCCACGTGGTGTGCCGGGAGCTGCAGTGTGGTGTGGCCGTGTCCACACCTGGGGACGCCCACTTCGGCCGGGGCTCGGGGCCCGTGTGGACGGAGGCCTTCCACTGTGAGGGCCACGAGTCTCTGCTGTTCCACTGCCCTCGGGGGCCCGGGAACCAGTGCGGGCATGGCCAGGATGCGGGGCTCAGGTGCTCAG AGTTCCGGCTGGTGAACGGCAGCAGCAGCTGCGAGGGCCGAGTGGAGCTCCAGGTTCAGGGGGCCTGGGCGCCCCTCTGTGCCGCCCACTGGGACTTAGAAGATGCCACAGTCCTCTGCCACCAGCTCAACTGTGGCAACACAGTGGCCATACCCCCAGGAGGCCATTTTGGGGATGGGGGCTCAGCCATCTGGCCTGACGCATTTCACTGTGTGGGGACAGAGCCCTACTTGTGGGACTGCCCTGTGAGCACCCTGGGGGCCCCCGCCTGCGCCCCTGGCAATGCGGCCGCCACCGTCTGCTCAG GTCTCCCCCACGCCCTGCGGCTGAGGAACGGACAGAGCCGCTGTGATGGCCGTGTGGAGGTGTCCCTGGACGGGGTGTGGGGCCGTGTCCTGGACGACGCATGGGATCTGCGCAGCGCCAGCGTGGTGTGCGGGCAGCTAGGGTGCGGAGGGGCCGAGCAAACCTATGAGGCACCGGCGCCTGGGCGCGGGGCTGTCCCACTGGGGCTGAGCAGCACGCGCTGTCTGGGCACCGAGACCCGCCTGGCCCAGTGCAACGTGTCCGTGTCCCCGCTGGTGGCCGCGGGGACGTCGCGGGACGCGGGTGTCGTGTGCTCCG GGAGCCATCGGGTGCGGCTGGCCTCGGGGCCAGGCCGCTGTGCGGGGCGCGTGGAGGTGCTGCACGGGGGCGCATGGGGCACTGTGTGTGACGACGGCTGGGACCTGCGGGACGCCCAAGTGGTCTGCCGGCAGTTGGGCTGCGGCCACGCGCTCAGCGCCCCGGGGGCGGCGCACttcggggccggggccgggcgcATCTGGATGGATGAGCTGGGCTGCGAGGGCCAGGAGTCTGCGCTGTGGCAGTGCCCGTCGCGGGGCTGGGGCCTGCACGACTGCGGGCACAAGGAGGATGCCAGTGTCGTCTGCTCAG AGTTAGTGGCCCTGAGGCTGAAAGGTGGCACTGGCCGCTGTGCTGGGTGGCTAGACGTGTTCTACAATGGGACATGGGGCTCCGTGTGTAGCAATGCCCTGAAGGACACCTCGTTGTCCATCATCTGCAAGCAGCTGGCctgtggggagcagggctggctggagAACAGACCCGTCCACACTGGCTTGGGCATCTCCTGGGTGGACCACATCCAGTGCCGCAGGCTGCGAAACTCCACCCTATGGCAGTGCCCCTCCGCTCCATGGCACCCGCGCTCCTGTGTCCCTGGAGAGGAAGTCTGGATCACCTGTGCAG GATTGTCAGAGAAAATGACACAGGATCCCCGGGAGACCCTTAACTGCTCATCCACCCACAGCTGCCCAG AGGAGGGCGCGCTGCGCCTGCTCGGGGGCGAGGACCGCTGCTCCGGCCGCGTGGAGCTCTGGCACGCCGGCTCCTGGGGCACCGTGTGCGACGACTCCTGGGACCTGGCGGATGCCGAGGTCGTGTGCCGCCAGCTGGGCTGTGGCAGGGCCGTGGACGCCCTGGTGGGGGCTGCCTTCGGGCCGGGCTCGGGGCCCGTGTGGCTGGACGAGGTGGGGTGCCGGGGCAGCGAGGCGTCCCTGCGGGGCTGCCCGGCCGAGCCGTGGGGCCGCGGAGACTGCGGGCACAAGGAGGACGCGGGCGTGCGCTGCTCAG GTGACAGGGAGACCACGGTCCTGCCCCCTGCATCAG GCCCTCCTCTGAAACCTCTACCTGCCTTCAAGGCCCAGACGCTGCCCATGACCTTCTGCCTGGTCCTCAGCTCCCTCCTGCTTGTCATCTCACTCGTCCTGGGGATACAGTGGTTCCGGGGCAGAGGAGCCTGTAGGG GTTCTGGAATGTTGGGAACTCTGCCCTCGGAAGGTGTTTATGAGGACATTGGAGCTGTTCCTGGCGGGGAGAAAGACGAGGGGCCTGGCGTGTCCTGGGTGCTAGCGCAGGAGGAGGAGTATGATGACGCAGGGGAGCCCGAGCCCGGCTccgaggaggaggaagcagaggacagGCCCCCCCTGAGCTCCGTGGGTGTGCATCTCTGTGCCCTGGCGTCCGTGGCGCTTGTCCTGCTGTACTGCTCCTGCTCCCGGGGCTCCGCTCCGGCCAGCCCCTACATCTAA